The sequence CAGACATTAGAACACCAATTGAGTTAATAATGTCgagaaaatttatttcttggAACCCATTTCGATCTCATGGACATTATCAATTGGTTTCGGTGGCTCAGGAAAGCAATATCCTCAAGCTTATTTGTCTCAATTCTTTGTTTTAGAATGTAGGAGTTTGTATCTCCTTTTAATGATTACATAAATGTACATGTACATATTTACACAGTTGCATACACACTTATATGCGTATATGCATGAAAATTTggatttatatataaatatgagAGTGTATTTGGTGATCACGCAAGGAGTTCCATATTCTTTTGTCTAGAAACTCTATTTATTTACACCTCATTCTTTAGCATACAACCACCACCGAGACGGCGTTATGACTTCGGTTACTGTTGATGGAGCATGTGTAATGCGGTGCTTAATCAAAGGAAATGAAGATGCTCTGCGTACAAACACATTAgcaattcaaaatattctaGATATTCAGTTTTTAAAACAACATTTAGATGATATTTCCATATtgaagttattattaaataatacaaataatacaaaattTCAACTCATATTACAACAATCAACGTTAGTTGAAGATATACTTActcaaatatttgattttacCATTAGAATAtccaaagaaaaattatgcTATCCACacttaatatataatagaaTGGTCATAGAAAAATCTGATTTTGGTTATGTTAATGAATCAACAATGCCAATTCAAAAGGAATTAGAGGTCGCCTATTTATCCTCAATGTGTTTAGTGGAAGCTTCTGAGAACAATCCATACATATGCATCGCTATATGTAAGTTCATTAATGATTCTGAGGTTTTACTAGCTGGCATTAAAGATTTGATAAATACCAAGCTTGCtatcaaattcaatataatattttatgatAACCAACCGCGAACATGgattttaaagtttttaaaaagattattaactttaacattaaataaacaacAATCTAAACACATCCCTACAGATGCAATAACTGAGTTTTTAAAGagatttgaatatatattagttaAAGAATTCGATCATGCAATAAATAACTACTATAATGACATTTCATATTCGATTCTAGTATTCAAAACAATTGTTCTGGCTCATTCATCAACTTTATAcaattttgatttcaaCGCTTgcaatttaataaaattgagtAACTTATTAAGAATCTTATCAAATACTATTAATGATGAAAGTAATTGCCTAGAAATCGAGTCAGATACAGAGgaagaaaatttagatattatttttttctttgagGCATTATCTATAATATCTGAACTTTTGTCAGACAAATCGTTCATATCAAATCTACTAATCTCCAAAGGCCATGATGAATTTATTAGTATCTTTAGAACAATGCAATAcgatttattaatttcgATTTCTAATTTAGAGGAAAAGGAGGTCACAAGTAAGATAACCATAATAAGAAAGATGTTACcattaatcaaaaatatatcagGACATGAAAGCTATGATGCGGATAAAGACGTTGGAATGTGTCTATTGAACTTATCgaaaaacataaaaaacCCATATACATTGACATCATATTTCATCATACTCTCTTCAATTTTACAATTACCAAGTTCAAAAGCAACTgaaaatatacataatatcGAGTTATTCGAATATCTTAGAATGACAATAAATTTCCGAGACAATATCCAATTAGAATATTTCAATACGTTTACCCAGCTGTATCTTTCACGAGACACTATCAATTGAAATGAAACATTATCAATGTATGCCTCCAGATCAATA comes from Tetrapisispora phaffii CBS 4417 chromosome 4, complete genome and encodes:
- the TPHA0D01300 gene encoding uncharacterized protein (similar to Saccharomyces cerevisiae BEM4 (YPL161C); ancestral locus Anc_8.685) translates to MTSVTVDGACVMRCLIKGNEDALRTNTLAIQNILDIQFLKQHLDDISILKLLLNNTNNTKFQLILQQSTLVEDILTQIFDFTIRISKEKLCYPHLIYNRMVIEKSDFGYVNESTMPIQKELEVAYLSSMCLVEASENNPYICIAICKFINDSEVLLAGIKDLINTKLAIKFNIIFYDNQPRTWILKFLKRLLTLTLNKQQSKHIPTDAITEFLKRFEYILVKEFDHAINNYYNDISYSILVFKTIVLAHSSTLYNFDFNACNLIKLSNLLRILSNTINDESNCLEIESDTEEENLDIIFFFEALSIISELLSDKSFISNLLISKGHDEFISIFRTMQYDLLISISNLEEKEVTSKITIIRKMLPLIKNISGHESYDADKDVGMCLLNLSKNIKNPYTLTSYFIILSSILQLPSSKATENIHNIELFEYLRMTINFRDNIQLEYFNTFTQLYLSRDTIN